A region from the Halichondria panicea chromosome 11, odHalPani1.1, whole genome shotgun sequence genome encodes:
- the LOC135343730 gene encoding uncharacterized protein LOC135343730, translated as MSRSYMGMYWIRGGASTTLAQVSLLMLMLLATQTISKATASTQKACRTCSPPVPANCTIDINNNINTVVNCHINFSSCPIKNCTNEKFCAYHFDGFSNSTIRTIFKWVFISHCATTEVVPNRCTFRNKGAFFNCVDGVSSENGSNLEVVEYQTEFNLSLPTEQPMVNQTDATTPATTALPVINCTTTALPVINCTTCTVTSIVITIILFIVLLLILIFCLYKLRRKIQIPTAIRSQQTSFINPVNQHSWQLLESIGHGRYGFVYRAKYRGEIVAVKIYTSQGRSAFETEQNLYSMESTFHCNILEYIGCEMRGSGITTERALLTRYYQLGSLDNYLRSRVLSWQQACVIIHTVADGLTHLHSEYYHNSAGIKAEKYPVAHRDVKSANVLVRSDSGDCVISNLGFALILDGKQTTNTVQAGTYRYMAPEALDARVNLHDLQSFKQIDVYSLALVMWEVMSRTCVLTEEEVPGYQLPYKEEAGPNPSLERLKDIVVTRKLRPSLPAIWGNHETLNSLQETLYECWDDDAEARLSAANVTLRMKQLIATNINDIARKDSTQTVPTSIIAPEAVAMNRPTEHSQSSPPPYYSPTDPIPFQQQSDISRQESTSAITTLQSDTVETDEQAEHSQSGPPPYYGPTPEDYLLFQQTMFTFNRGPIRGQQRHQVSMPHICSDTEHSRTSRGHMAARCTHSLRSSYHYEQEMRQLNNFNKSESLSLRNMAAAQESVGEMEEEIRELSQSPLGTTLEERIDDMMSEAATHGDDNVASPDGQQLDISDFTLNLNSDSGILNAHSDLSHSDTIGLVPAESDTDALTSSVDSGVPSIDQDKMVEGATNFRCLPHTENNENSASTVTSV; from the exons ATGTCAAGAAGCTATATGGGAATGTACTGGATCAGAGGAGGGGCCAGTACCACACTAG ctcaggTTAGCTTGTTGATGTTGATGCTACTTGCCACCCAAACTATCTCCAAAGCAACCGCCTCTACCCAAAAAGCTTGTCGAACCTGTAGCCCACCAGTACCGGCCAACTGCACCATTGATATTAACAACAACATTAACACAGTAGTAAACTGTCACATCAACTTCAGCAGCTGTCCAATTAAAAATTGTACAAATGAAAAATTCTGTGCGTACCATTTTGACGGCTTCTCAAATAGCACAATACGCACAATATTTAAGTGGGTTTTTATATCCCATTGTGCTACAACTGAAGTTGTGCCCAATAGATGTACTTTTAGAAACAAGGGTGCTTTTTTTAATTGTGTTGATGGAGTTAGCAGTGAGAATGGCTCTAACCTCGAGGTGGTTGAATATCAAACGGAATTTAACTTATCTTTGCCAACAGAAC AACCCATGGTTAACCAAACCGACGCCACCACTCCAGCTACCACTGCACTCCCTGTGATTAATTGTACTACCACTGCACTCCCTGTGATTAATTGTACTACCTGTACCGTCACCAGCATTGTCATAACAATCATTCTATTTATCGTTCTCCTGCTGATCTTAATCTTCTGTCTGTATAAACTGCGACGTAAGATCCAAATTCCGACAGCGATTCGATCTCAACAAACCAGTTTTATCAACCCAGTCAACCAGCATTCGTGGCAGCTGCTAGAAAGCATCGGACACGGTCGCTACGGTTTCGTATATCGTGCCAAATATCGCGGGGAAATTGTTGCCGTGAAGATATACACATCGCAAGGACGGTCAGCTTTTGAGACCGAGCAAAATCTCTACTCAATGGAATCTACCTTTCACTGCAATATACTCGAGTACATCGGCTGTGAGATGAGGGGATCAGGAATTACCACCGAGCGTGCGTTATTGACACGCTACTATCAACTTGGCTCGCTGGATAATTATCTCCGTTCTCGTGTGTTGAGTTGGCAACAGGCGTGTGTAATAATCCATACTGTGGCTGACGGACTCACTCACTTGCACTCCGAGTACTACCACAACTCGGCTGGGATTAAGGCCGAGAAGTACCCCGTGGCACacag ggatgTGAAATCGGCCAACGTGCTTGTGAGGAGTGACAGCGGGGACTGTGTGATCAGTAACCTTGGCTTTGCTCTGATTCTGGACGGAAAACAAACCACGAACACTGTACAG GCTGGGACGTATCGCTACATGGCCCCTGAGGCACTGGATGCACGAGTGAACTTGCATGACTTGCAGTCGTTTAAACAGATTGATGTGTACTCCCTCGCCCTGGTCATGTGGGAGGTCATGTCACGCACCTGCGTCCTCACGG AGGAGGAAGTCCCCGGTTATCAACTACCGTACAAGGAGGAGGCGGGGCCTAACCCCTCCCTCGAGCGACTCAAGGACATCGTAGTCACTCGGAAACTTCGCCCATCTCTGCCCGCCATTTGGGGAAACCACGAG acgctCAACTCCCTGCAAGAGACTCTGTACGAGTGTTGGGATGACGACGCCGAGGCCCGACTGTCAGCTGCCAATGTTACGCTACGTATGAAACAACTCATTGCGACGAACATAAACGATATTGCTCGTAAAGATAGCACACAGACAGTGCCAACCTCTATAATAGCACCTGAGGCCGTGGCTATGAACAGACCAACGGAGCATTCCCAATCCAGCCCACCCCCATACTACAGTCCAACTGATCCTATTCCATTCCAACAACAATCTGATATTTCTAGGCAAGAAAGTACTTCTGCCATTACTACACTACAATCTGATACCGTGGAAACCGACGAGCAAGCAGAACATTCTCAATCGGGACCTCCTCCTTATTATGGACCAACACCTGAAGACTATCTTTTATTCCAGCAAACCATGTTCACATTCAACCGAGGTCCCATTCGGGGCCAACAGAGGCACCAAGTTTCGATGCCGCATATATGCAGTGACACTGAGCATTCTCGAACCTCCCGAGGGCATATGGCTGCCCGCTGCACACACAGCCTGAGGAGCAGCTACCACTACGAGCAAGAAATGAGACAGCTGAACAATTTCAATAAGAGTGAGTCACTCTCGTTAAGGAACAtggcagctgctcaagaatctGTTGGCGAGATGGAGGAGGAGATTAGAGAGCTGAGTCAATCACCCTTAGGCACTACGTTGGAGGAAAGAATAGACGACATGATGAGTGAGGCAGCAACTCACGGGGATGACAATGTGGCATCACCAGATGGACAGCAGCTCGATATTTCCGATTTTACACTAAACTTGAATTCTGATTCCGGTATTCTCAATGCACATTCTGACCTGTCCCATTCTGATACCATTGGCCTTGTCCCTGCGGAGTCTGATACGGACGCTCTTACAAGTTCCGTGGATAGCGGAGTGCCGTCAATCGATCAAGACAAGATGGTGGAAGGAGCTACAAACTTTAGATGTCTTCCTCATACTGAGAACAATGAAAACAGTGCGTCCACTGTCACTAGTGTGTAG
- the LOC135343733 gene encoding PTB domain-containing engulfment adapter protein 1-like, whose translation MSKDRKKKQFTPGDTPRKEVLKDLPDSRYADEEGVETTNILAPKGEAGPIEGYSAIEGTEEYIFKGINPGAAFLHPPRRLIEGRIIYQAKYYGHLNVKEPRGAVYVRDAIDKLKTVVDVTRANNPGEDVVKTVDLSISIRGITCVTKDKKEILHQHPIHAISFSADDKRGKAGNMLAYIAKGRAPARDNICYVLEVKPKQAKEVIATIGQAFELAYRRYADAQKAREGFEQLKQVYHTASDSEKEKIRQQLEVERVKIAKHMEEEKNREKPFKIDPKFRPSHTGSAPVAMKEDTSMITMTTDDPQLMVAVRKEAKEMELESKIKAQKKGQPEPQDKESSIVSKWSNIATAMEPFQIEPSLDPDTQYLVPRFQTLELDDAIADINSQIEVLEEAFSWRTAQAHLDEDIDMTPFSHPLLDSIDEKLREIEATTDDLPDIPDMPSNYVMDEFLKAREKANLPKEGAIKDMAAGWYKEHHD comes from the exons ATGTCTAAAGACAGGAAAAAGAAGCAATTCACTCCTGGAGATACTCCAAGGAAAGAGGTGTTGAAGGATCTGCCAGACAGTAGGTATGCAGACGAGGAGGGCGTTGAGACAACCAATATTCTAGCCCCCAAGGGGGAGGCGGGGCCTATAGAGGGCTACAGCGCAATAGAAGGAACAGAGGAGTATATATTCAAAGGAATCAACCCAGGAG CGGCGTTTTTGCACCCTCCAAGGAGGCTCATCGAAGGCCGAATTATATATCAAGCAAAA TACTATGGTCACTTGAATGTCAAAGAGCCTCGTGGGGCAGTTTACGTGAGGGACGCCATCGACAAGCTCAAG ACGGTGGTGGATGTAACACGAGCTAACAACCCGGGAGAAGATGTTGTCAAAACAGTTGATCTGTCCATCTCCATCAGAGGAATCACTTGTGTCACCAAAGATAAAAAG gaAATTCTTCACCAGCATCCAATCCATGCCATCTCTTTCTCAGCTGATGATAAGAGAGGGAAGGCTGGTAACATGCTAGCGTACATTGCCAAGGGACGAGCTCCTGCAAGAGACAACATCTGCTATGTCCTCGAAGTGAAACCGAAACAG GCAAAAGAAGTCATTGCCACCATTGGACAAGCGTTTGAGCTAGCCTACAGAAGGTACGCTGATGCTCAGAAAGCACGAGAAGGatttgagcagctgaaacaagTCTACCACACGGCCAGTGATTCTGAGAAGGAGAAGATTCGTCAACAGCTGGAGGTGGAGAGGGTCAAGATAGCCAAGCATATGGAGGAAGAGAAGAATAGAGAGAAGCCATTTAAGA TTGACCCCAAGTTCCGTCCCTCCCACACTGGCTCTGCCCCGGTCGCCATGAAGGAGGACACCTCTATGATTACCATGACCACTGACGACCCACAGCTGATGGTGGCAGTACGAAAAGAGGCCAAAGAAATGGAGCTCGAGTCAAAGATCAAGGCACAAAAGAAGGGCCAACCAGAG CCTCAAGATAAAGAATCATCGATTGTGTCGAAATGGTCGAATATTGCAACAGCCATGGAGCCGTTCCAAATTGAGCCATCCCTCGATCCTGACACCCAATACCTGGTTCCAAGATTCCAGACGCTGGAACTGGACGACGCCATCGCTGACATTAACTCTCAAATTGAAGTCTTAGAG GAAGCGTTCAGCTGGCGCACTGCGCAGGCACACCTGGATGAGGATATTGACATGACCCCATTCTCCCACCCCCTACTAGACTCAATAGACGAGAAGCTCAGAGAGATCGAG GCCACTACCGACGATCTTCCCGACATACCAGACATGCCCTCCAACTATGTGATGGACGAGTTTTTGAAGGCACGAGAAAAAGCCAACCTTCCGAAAGAGGGTGCCATCAAGGACATGGCTGCTGGGTGGTACAAGGAACATCATGACTAG
- the LOC135343732 gene encoding probable proton-coupled zinc antiporter SLC30A4: MDIPRRPGTPSSPEAAVRQTWSNQKGVITSPDPLHTGPHFDLNSVSANSLPNIQITRGNGSIGLSTCPCAVNCNKNCCKSSRAMIGTKPDPYGDETPLLSPVKNSIQRSESPAGSYGSTDSSDQLLSDEEAKVRTSGHSVDIGYDSDSKLEASVKCGCHVIVKDKTSRSANIKLVIASFIALFFMIGEVLGGYFAGSLAIMTDAAHMLSDLAGFLISLFAIWVGSRPPSKRMSFGWHRAEVIGAIISVLIVWVLTGVLFYEAIQRVINPDLINVKADIMLITACVGVFVNVFMCAVLGHGHGHSHGGGGHGHSHGGHGSKRGGHSHSHDDVEEGNSRLSRFKRRLRRNKKQENAENINVRAAFVHVIGDLIQSIGVVIAGYIIWFRPDWKIADPICTFLFCVLVLFSTINVLKDALRVLMEGTPSHIDYEDVKADLQEIAGVKQAHSLHIWSLTTTRTALAAHLAMETGVNAQEVLDKASKMLKDKHNIVHTTLQVEDHHNLMDDCGTCQQQTKPKSKLCWIC, encoded by the exons ATGGATATCCCGAGAAGACCTGGAACCCCAAGCTCCCCAGAAGCAGCAGTTCGGCAGACTTGGTCCAATCAGAAGGGAGTAATAACATCACCTGATCCACTTCATACAGGACCGCACTTTGACCTTAATTCCGTCTCAGCAAACAGTCTACCAAACATTCAGATAACAAGGGGGAACGGAAGTATCGGTTTAAGTACCTGCCCTTGTGCGGTCAACTGTAACAAAAACTGCTGTAAATCTTCTAGAGCTATGATTGGTACAAAACCCGATCCCTATGGTGATGAAACACCACTGTTGTCGCCGGTGAAGAACTCGATTCAGCGCTCTGAGAGCCCAGCCGGATCCTATGGCTCCACCGACAGCTCTGACCAACTACTCTCAGACGAAGAGGCCAAAGTGAGG acgagTGGACACAGCGTAGACATCGGGTACGACTCTGACTCAAAATTGGAAGCTTCTGTAAAGTGTGGCTGTCACGTGATCGTCAAAGACAAAACTAGTCGCAGTGCTAACATCAAACTAGTCATTGCCTCATTCATTGCTCTGTTCTTTATGATTGGCGAGGTCCTAG GTGGATACTTTGCTGGTAGCCTAGCAATCATGACTGATGCTGCTCACATGCTCTCTGACCTGGCCGGATTCCTCATCTCTCTGTTTGCCATTTGGGTCGGCTCTAGACCACCCTCAAAGAGAATGTCATTTGGGTGGCACAGAGCAG AGGTGATCGGAGCTATAATCTCAGTACTAATCGTGTGGGTGTTGACTGGTGTCTTGTTCTACGAAGCAATTCAGCGTGTGATCAATCCTGATCTGATTAATGTCAAGGCTGATATCATGTTGATCACAGCTTGCGTTGGAGTGTTTGTCAATGTCTT CATGTGTGCAGTGCTTGGTCACGGTCATGGGCACTCCCACGGTGGTGGGGGTCACGGACACAGCCATGGTGGCCATGGTAGCAAGAGAGGTGGTCACTCTCATAGTCATGACGACGTGGAGGAAGGAAACAGTCGACTGAGTCGCTTCAAACGTCGACTACGAAGAAATAAGAAACAAGAAAACGCTGAGAACATCAATGTACGAGCCGCATTTGTGCACGTGATTGGAGACCTCATTCAAAGCATAGGAGTTGTTATAGCAGGATACATCATCTGGTTTAGG CCTGACTGGAAAATAGCCGATCCAATTTGTACTTTTCTGTTCTGTGTTCTGGTGCTCTTCTCAACTATCAATGTCCTCAAAGATGCTCTGAGAGTGCTAATGGAAG GTACACCCTCCCATATTGACTATGAGGATGTGAAGGCTGACCTTCAAGAGATTGCAGGAGTCAAGCAGGCACACTCATTGCACATATGGTCCCTGACAACCACCAGGACAGCACTGGCTGCTCACCTCGCCATGGAGACTGGGGTTAATGCTCAAGAAGTGCTCGACAAAGCCTCGAAAATGCTCAAAGATAAGCACAATATTGTCCACACCACGTTGCAAGTGGAGGACCACCATAACCTGATGGACGATTGTGGAACTTGTCAACAACAAACTAAACCAAAGTCTAAGCTTTGTTGGATTTGCTAA
- the LOC135343734 gene encoding uncharacterized protein LOC135343734: MIDCQELKDWDRIAVPGRIALSPIEDSFGSFEDLTSFFTMDVTSPKMLTPLQSSSAMFSAGNFGDPRPPEVATDTHPDLDAVLLDVLISNLNNGAELDVQETTPLCSDDSATSSEAPSPPSVSITTLECTNETNIVDPLDIPFLTEQCDLTTFLDSVSVISEPTFSNTCSSGASPMFCNTTVENTLETTTYKDNVDLSECMHLFPDSLEQSVIDLSDSELNQLFNTLPSQEPLNCESEPTTPVSPVVSSEPHTPQVSNSRKRRKVSEIEPKDIFPPKKSKVEKHVERRIKNNAASRVSRAKRRERHTTVFSRVEELEEQNAKLRIQAQEMEAETARLKKLLVERLSK, from the exons ATGATCGATTGTCAAGAACTGAAAGACTGGGACCGTATCGCGGTCCCGGGGAGGATCGCACTATCCCCAATCGAGGACAGCTTTGGGTCCTTCGAAGACCTGACGAGCTTCTTCACGATGGATGTGACCTCTCCCAAAATGCTCACTCCACTCCAGAGTTCCAGTGCTATGTTTAGTGCTG GTAACTTTGGTGATCCACGACCTCCGGAGGTAGCCACTGACACTCACCCTGACCTGGACGCCGTCCTCCTCGACGTTCTCATCTCTAATCTAAACAATGGAGCAGAGCTTGATGTCCAGGAAACCACGCCTCTTTGCAGTGACGATTCTGCCACTAGCTCAGAGgcaccctcccccccctctGTGTCAATTACTACTCTGGAGTGTACTAACGAAACGAATATTGTCGACCCCCTGGATATCCCTTTTTTAACCGAACAATGCGATCTCACCACTTTTCTAGATAGTGTGTCTGTTATTAGTGAACCTACCTTCTccaatacatgtagttctgGTGCATCGCCTATGTTTTGCAACACAACTGTAGAAAATACTCTCGAAACAACTACGTACAAAGACAATGTCGACTTGTCCGAATGCATGCACCTGTTCCCAGACTCTCTAGAACAATCTGTTATTGATCTATCGGATAGCGAATTAAATCAGCTCTTCAACACATTGCCTTCACAAGAACCTCTTAACTGTGAATCTGAACCTACTACTCCTGTTTCTCCTGTTGTTTCATCCGAACCGCACACACCACAAGTTAGCAATTCACGGAAACGAAGAAAAGTTAGTGAAATTGAACCTAAAGATATCTTTCCCCCCAAAAAGTCTAAAGTAGAAAAACACGTTGAACGCAGGATTAAGAACAATGCAGCTTCACGAGTATCTCGAGCTAAAAGGAGAGAAAGACACACTACCGTTTTCTCTCGAGTAGAAGAGTTGGAGGAGCAAAATGCAAAACTGAGGATTCAAGCTCAAGAAATGGAAGCTGAGACAGCTAGGTTGAAGAAACTACTCGTAGAAAGATTAAGCAAATAA
- the LOC135344555 gene encoding 5' exonuclease Apollo-like — MNGLSIPNTPIVVDYWNLRDVNPRSLFFLSHMHADHTSGLSELWDHPIYCTPVTGKLLKHKFNIKQNLIVELTLGEPKIVTVNWPGDRVSITVTALDANHCPGSAMFLFEGYFGTIFYTGDFRYTPSMLEHPALNGSRTIDDLYLDNTYCDRNCRFPSREEATETIIKLIQDHPDRIILLGLHTLGKETMLVEVAMRLKTWIGVSAERYKTLELLEMPDVFKTEMKECRLRVYQQYFITKAMAPAMKEGPEEDYLAILPTCLYTGKGAPTPPEKSPRLKIVEYSDHSCFHELREFVREVKPRKVHPIVRKFTGDGTIIHTRCNMSVFDAFLDKTDRTTSRVPQAVKDLLSGQRVSLELTPVLHPNIRRPLVGLRLTKQTPKGVQYLSPQKKITQDPEHPPLTDREELVRELSKENTAQSEEMVTEMVSDMTTHEDSSTNLMGGCARMIPLSDIQLKKSQTRTYGPFVQTKLHFEAPTVPFVIKQEKEDLSEDVVSDGVPPEMSRNSSKSAILKAFTIPMTSVAELQSVKDRQRVPEPLPDFLSDFPYEAIKRAALRHGCSTPFNHTHPPTLVHSWSTVHQIDKNTKLCTCPKGKLCLLSLCRVDSLSDY; from the exons ATGAACGGCTTGTCCATTCCTAACACACCTATCGTGGTGGACTACTGGAACCTCAGAGATGTCAACCCCAGATCTCTGTTTTTCCTctctcacatgcatgcag ATCATACGTCTGGTCTGAGTGAGCTCTGGGACCACCCTATTTACTGCACACCAGTCACTGGGAAACTGCTCAAACACAAGTTCAATATCAAGCAAAACCTCATCGTTGAGCTGACGCTGGGGGAACCCAAGATCGTCACGGTGAATTGGCCAGGTGACCGTGTGAGCATTACCGTGACAGCACTCGATGCTAACCACTGTCCTGGTTCGGCCATGTTCCTATTTGAGGGCTATTTTGGTACCATCTTCTATACTGGAGACTTTAG aTACACTCCCTCCATGTTGGAACACCCTGCCCTCAATGGCAGTCGCACcattgatgatctttacctggACAACACCTACTGCGACCGCAACTGTCGATTCCCCTCACGA GAAGAGGCTACAGAGACCATAATTAAGCTGATACAAGATCATCCTGACCGCATCATTCTGCTCGGTCTGCACACACTGGGAAAAGAGACGATGCTAGTGGAGGTAGCAATGAGATTGAAGACGTGGATCGGAGTCTCGGCGGAACGATATAAAACTCTTGAGCTGCTGGAGATGCCGGACGTTTTCAAGACAGAAATGAAGGAATGTCGCCTGAGGGTGTATCAGCAATACTTCATCACCAAGGCAAT GGCTCCTGCGATGAAAGAGGGCCCTGAAGAGGACTACCTTGCCATCCTGCCCACCTGTCTATACACGGGGAAGGGGGCACCCACTCCTCCAGAGAAGAGCCCTCGGCTAAAG ATTGTGGAGTATTCTGACCACTCGTGTTTCCATGAGCTGCGAGAGTTTGTGAGAGAGGTGAAACCGAGGAAAGTGCATCCCATAGTTCGCAAGTTCACTGGTGACGGGACAATTATTCACACCAGGTGTAATATGTCAGTGTTTGATGCGTTCCTGGACAAGACTGACAGA ACCACCAGCAGAGTCCCTCAGGCTGTAAAGGACCTGCTCTCTGGTCAGCGTGTCTCGTTAGAGCTCACTCCTGTTCTTCATCCCAACATCAGACGTCCCCTTGTGGGTCTACGCTTGACCAAACAGACTCCGAAGGGGGTCCAGTATCTCTCACCACAGAAGAAAATCACACAAGACCCAGAGCACCCCCCACTAACTG ACAGAGAAGAACTTGTACGTGAGTTGAGCAAGGAAAACACGGCACAGAGCGAAGAAATGGTTACGGAAATGGTCTCTGATATGACCACACACGAAGACAGCTCTACGAATTTAATGGGGGGTTGTGCTCGGATGATACCATTGTCAGATATTCAACTGAAAAAGAGTCAAACTCGTACCTATGGACCTTTTGTGCAGACAAAGCTACATTTTGAAGCTCCTACTGTCCCCTTCGTGATTAAACAAGAGAAAGAGGATCTCTCTGAGGACGTCGTTAGCGATGGTGTTCCCCCGGAGATGAGTAGGAATTCTTCAAAATCGGCAATTTTGAAAGCTTTCACAATTCCTATGACGAGTGTGGCCGAACTGCAATCTGTTAAG GACCGACAGCGTGTCCCTGAACCATTGCCTGATTTCCTCTCCGATTTTCCCTATGAAGCAATCAAGAGGGCAGCTCTGAGACACGGGTGCTCCACCCCTTTTAACCACACCCATCCCCCCACCCTTGTTCATAGCTGGAGCACCGTCCATCAGATTGATAAGAACACTAAACTTTGTACTTGTCCGAAAGGAAAACTATGTTTATTGTCATTATGTAGAGTAGACTCGCTCTCAGATTATTAG
- the LOC135343876 gene encoding uncharacterized protein LOC135343876: MELHFKASLLLLSVFPLLSLGLLPSNASKSYLSDDSYSLYPPWLVLTEGRLEFSFRTSLANALLLYFESNDLVAGEFLKLSLVNGVLTAEHIRMNFEAIQVSIGNQERLNDNQVHTVAVRHNRSISRFTIRLDQFVPETIVDYVKDTFPFGEPNHIAESGLYFGGVPDTFESHPGSSATSDPHLIGCISDVRYSNNSTQPIDLVEAFPQEEVSVTDGCVDNCEGVECGDGVCVPTFPVGICDCRGTNKLGASCTEDPASHARTFTSGGAYLCYDVIREPHNGEQTETSVTLTPPLPLYGTIITGVSSSGLMYSVSLEDGRIVQTLSRDHNTVVVSRGSSPLSTSSTYKIDASVNRTYITFTVYQLLQGEEEFDYKQSAIVPVLSSDPDFEHVCLGGVTLEDKNYVGTIESAFSDYFSLTEERNFELLGTNETERSNLINFDGDATLSFQKFHTNAVRFSFDKRTDITGEIFRLENNDGDVLRLSIFDDNFLLALPESDKRCVYSVKDDQWHHFEVFITRGPVASINYTIDCTKQCQILSDTSTVEIEAFFNNPIEFAVPFDTLNGEPTLFDGCLQNFVFEQSDGELLQPNLEVLTRMGNDFSTSKQGCDHCTQEAVSCPDTCLNRDFMRGDECNPVDEISSFACSTLFPNATTPTQPTTTPTQPTTTPTGTNVTFTLTPTADALEVGTWIGIGIGIFLAALLIVVIIVLSVVLFGKQRAGQGFYKTYETNEKHPQVIHYSASLKELTSEDVIVQTNGHIPSPSAVESNGHSNKEFYL; this comes from the exons ATGGAGCTCCATTTCAAGGCTTCCCTCTTGTTGCTGAGTGTCTTCCCTCTGTTATCTCTTGGCCTGTTACCTTCGAACGCAAGCAAGTCTTACCTCAGTGATGATAGCTATTCACTGTATCCTCCTTGGTTGGTACTAACTGAGGGACGATTGGAATTCAGTTTCAGGACGTCTCTTGCCAATGCCCTGTTGTTGTATTTTGAAAGCAATGATCTTGTCGCGGGTGAATTTTTAAAGCTGAGTCTTGTCAATGGAGTTCTTACTGCTGAACATATACGAATGAACTTTGAGGCAATTCAAGTAAGCATTGGAAATCAGGAACGTTTAAATGATAACCAAGTTCATACTGTAGCAGTTCGTCATAACAGGTCTATTTCTCGTTTCACTATTCGGTTAGATCAATTTGTTCCAGAAACAATAGTTGATTATGTAAAAGATACTTTTCCTTTCGGCGAACCGAATCATATTGCTGAAAGTGGACTATATTTTGGTGGTGTGCCTGATACATTCGAGTCTCATCCAGGTAGCTCAGCAACCTCAGATCCTCACCTCATTGGCTGCATTAGCGACGTTCGATACTCAAACAATTCAACTCAACCAATAGACTTAGTTGAAGCGTTTCCACAAGAGGAGGTGTCTGTGACTGACGGGTGTGTTGATAACTGTGAGGGGGTGGAATGTGgagatggtgtgtgtgtgccaacATTTCCAGTGGGGATTTGCGATTGTCGAGGTACTAACAAGCTCGGAGCTAGCTGCACTGAAG ATCCTGCCTCTCACGCTCGTACATTCACTAGTGGAGGAGCGTATCTTTGCTATGACGTCATTCGAGAGCCTCACAACGGCGAGCAAACAGAAACCAGCGTCACACTAACTCCACCCCTTCCTCTGTATGGCACCATTATCACCGGAGTTTCATCAAGTGGATTGATGTATTCAGTGTCTCTTGAAGATGGCAGGATAGTTCAAACTCTGAGTAGAGATCATAATACGGTTGTTGTATCTCGTGGGTCGTCGCCATTGTCGACATCTTCGACTTACAAGATTGATGCATCAGTAAATCGAACGTATATAACTTTTACAGTGTATCAACTGCTGCAAGGAGAAGAAGAGTTTGACTATAAACAGTCAGCAATAGTGCCAGTGTTGTCTTCTGATCCTGATTTCGAGCATGTTTGTCTGGGTGGAGTTACTCTTGAGGATAAAAATTATGTTGGAACAATTGAAAGTGCTTTCTCTGATTACTTCTCTCTAACTGAAGAACGAAATTTCGAATTGCTCGGAACTAATGAAACGGAGAGGTCGAATCTGATTAACTTTGATGGAGATGCCACTCTATCATTTCAAAAATTTCACACAAATGCTGTTAGATTTTCTTTCGACAAGCGGACTGATATAACTGGCGAGATATTCCGATTAGAAAATAATGATGGGGATGTGCTTCGCCTGTCAATTTTTGATGACAATTTTCTTCTTGCTTTACCAGAATCTGACAAAAGATGCGTCTACAGTGTAAAAGATGACCAATGGCACCATTTTGAAGTGTTCATAACTAGAGGACCGGTTGCAAGCATCAATTACACAATAGACTGCACAAAGCAATGTCAGATTCTCAGTGATACCTCTACAGTCGAGATTGAAGCTTTTTTCAACAATCCTATTGAGTTTGCAGTTCCATTTGATACACTAAACGGTGAACCCACACTCTTTGATGGATGCTTACAGAACTTTGTCTTCGAGCAGAGTGATGGAGAGCTTCTTCAACCTAACCTCGAGGTTTTGACTCGCATGGGAAACGATTTTTCAACATCTAAGCAAGGTTGTgatcactgtacacaggaggcCGTTTCTTGTCCAGACACATGCCTGAATAGAGACTTTATGAGAGGTGACGAATGCAATCCTGTCGATGAGATATCTTCGTTTGCTTGCTCGACATTATTCCCAAATGCaaccacccccacacagccaacaaccacccccacacagccAACAACCACCCCCACTGGCACTAATGTAACCTTCACCCTCACACCTACAGCTGATGCACTCGAAGTTGGCACTTGGATTGGAATAGGTATTGGAATATTTCTCGCTGCGCTTCTGATTGTAGTGATAATTGTCCTGAGCGTTGTTCTATTTGGGAAACAAAGAGCTGGCCAAGGATTTTATAAAACATACGAAACAAATGAAAAGCACCCCCAAGTTATACACTACAGCGCGTCACTAAAAGAACTCACATCAGAAGATGTTATTGTACAAACCAACGGACATATACCCTCTCCAAGTGCAGTAGAAAGTAATGGACACAGTAACAAAGAGTTCTATTTGTAA